A single window of Dermacentor albipictus isolate Rhodes 1998 colony chromosome 1, USDA_Dalb.pri_finalv2, whole genome shotgun sequence DNA harbors:
- the LOC139055654 gene encoding uncharacterized protein — protein sequence MHALVKAVLLCATFSLCLGGTPRLGSRALVLFKNLPNQKQPQPNHQQQQAPANGYGHAMIPPVYPMSPMFPRGPVFPHPPPFMQHVHPFLPYGPHMQSIQPIQMFPIHGPGIIQAPMPLPPPIHPLVTPIQIHSLAGNTGGNMAAGLAATLPTNLASAIAGGGTISAGPTYLIQELRHHNTPSSSTKSQTNHNSGSSNLNTQSPEKILFLKDLKAFSAPLPAAKNKKLMLPTPQDSFKNFGPEILPPIVLNANTLAQLGLSGLSGPVTGGLLQDGGPDGLHLKGGNAIW from the exons ATGCACGCCCTG GTGAAAGCAGTTCTTCTGTGTGCGACATTTAGCCTTTGCCTGGGTGGTACACCCCGCCTTGGTAGCAGAGCCTTAGTACTGTTCAAGAACCTCCCTAACCAGAAGCAGCCACAACCtaaccaccagcagcagcaagctCCAGCCAATGGTTACGGACACGCCATGATCCCTCCCGTATATCCGATGAGTCCCATGTTCCCACGGGGCCCCGTATTTCCTCATCCGCCTCCTTTCATGCAGCATGTGCATCCGTTCTTGCCTTACGGACCCCACATGCAGTCGATTCAGCCCATCCAAATGTTCCCAATCCATGGGCCGGGCATAATACAGGCACCCATGCCACTGCCACCGCCCATCCACCCCTTGGTCACTCCCATCCAGATCCACAGCCTAGCAGGCAATACGGGCGGAAATATGGCGGCAGGACTAGCGGCGACTCTCCCCACCAACTTGGCGAGTGCAATCGCTGGAGGAGGCACCATTTCAGCTGGCCCCACATACCTGATCCAAGAGCTGAGACACCACAACACGCCATCCAGCAGCACTAAGAGCCAGACCAACCACAACTCAGGAAGCAGCAATCTGAACACGCAATCACCGGAAAAAATTCTCTTCCTCAAGGATCTTAAGGCGTTCAGTGCACCACTTCCGGCGGCGAAAAACAAGAAACTTATGCTGCCGACTCCACAGGATTCCTTCAAGAATTTCGGCCCCGAGATCTTACCGCCCATAGTGCTCAACGCCAATACACTCGCCCAGCTCGGTTTGAGTGGTCTGTCGGGCCCAGTCACCGGTGGCCTCTTGCAAGACGGGGGGCCGGACGGTCTACATCTCAAGGGAGGGAACGCCATCTGGTGA